The Oreochromis niloticus isolate F11D_XX linkage group LG13, O_niloticus_UMD_NMBU, whole genome shotgun sequence genome has a window encoding:
- the btbd3b gene encoding BTB/POZ domain-containing protein 3 — MVDAKGRNMKCLTFFLMLPESVKSKSSKSSKKGNASGSSKLPPVCYEIITLRSKKKKKMAADIFPTKKPASTTTVQQYQQQNLNNNNTIQNCNWQGLYSTIRERNSVMFNNELMADVHFVVGQPGRTQRLPGHRYVLAVGSSVFHAMFYGELAENKDEIHIPDVEPAAFLAMLKYIYCDEIDLSADTVLATLYAAKKYIVPHLARACVNFLETSLSAKNACVLLSQSCLFEEPELTQRCWEVIDAQAELALRSEGFCDIDAQTLESILQRETLNAKEIVVFEAALSWAEAECQRQELTSSTDNKRKVLGKAMYLIRIPTMALDDFANGAAQSGVLTLNETNDIFLWYTAAKKPELQFVSQPRKGLTPQRCHRFQSCAYRSNQWRYRGRCDSIQFAVDKRVFIAGFGLYGSSCGSAEYSAKIELKRQGVLLGQNLSKYFSDGSSNTFPVWFEYPVQIEPDTFYTASVVLDGNELSYFGQEGMTEVQCGKVTFQFQCSSDSTNGTGVQGGQIPELIFYA; from the exons ATGGTCGATGCCAAGGGAAGGAACATGAAATGTCTGACTTTCTTCTTAATGCTTCCTGAGTCAGTGAAAAGCAAGTCAAGTAAAAGCTCCAAGAAAGGGAATGCGAGTGGCAGCTCCAAGCTGCCCCCAGTCTGTTATGAGATAATCACACTTAGgagcaagaaaaagaagaagatggcAGCGGACATTTTTCCCACCAAAAAGCCGGCATCCACCACCACAGTGCAACAGTACCAGCAGCAGAacctcaacaacaacaacacaattcAGAACTGTAACTGGCAGGGACTCTACTCCACTATAAGAGAGAG AAATTCTGTGATGTTCAACAATGAGCTGATGGCTGATGTTCACTTTGTTGTGGGTCAGCCTGGAAGGACCCAGCGACTGCCGGGACACAGA TATGTGTTGGCTGTGGGCAGCTCGGTGTTTCATGCCATGTTTTACGGTGAACTTGCTGAGAACAAGGATGAAATCCACATACCAGATGTGGAACCGGCAGCATTTCTGGCAATGCTGAA GTACATTTACTGTGATGAAATTGACCTGAGTGCTGACACAGTGTTGGCCACTCTTTACGCTGCCAAGAAGTACATTGTCCCTCACCTGGCACGTGCCTGTGTCAACTTCCTGGAGACCAGTCTGAGTGCCAAGAACGCCTGCGTGTTGCTCTCTCAGAGCTGCCTGTTCGAGGAGCCAGAGCTGACACAGCGCTGCTGGGAGGTGATTGATGCCCAGGCCGAGCTGGCGTTACGCTCAGAGGGCTTCTGCGACATCGATGCCCAAACCCTGGAGAGTATCCTACAGCGGGAAACACTCAACGCTAAGGAGATAGTGGTATTTGAGGCTGCACTTAGCTGGGCAGAGGCCGAGTGCCAGAGACAAGAGCTCACCTCGTCGACTGACAACAAGCGTAAGGTTTTGGGCAAGGCCATGTACCTGATACGTATCCCTACGATGGCTCTAGATGATTTTGCCAATGGAGCAGCCCAGTCGGGCGTGCTGACGCTTAATGAGACCAATGACATCTTCCTGTGGTATACAGCTGCCAAGAAGCCAGAGCTGCAGTTTGTCAGTCAGCCTAGGAAGGGCCTCACCCCCCAGCGTTGCCACAGATTCCAGTCCTGTGCCTACCGAAGCAATCAGTGGCGCTATCGGGGCCGCTGTGACAGTATACAGTTTGCAGTGGATAAAAGAGTTTTCATTGCTGGGTTTGGACTGTATGGATCTAGCTGTGGCTCAGCAGAGTACAGCGCCAAGATCGAGCTGAAACGTCAAGGAGTACTGCTTGGACAAAACCTCAGCAAATACTTCTCTGACGGTTCCAGCAACACTTTCCCGGTGTGGTTTGAGTATCCGGTCCAGATCGAGCCCGATACCTTCTACACTGCCAGCGTGGTTCTCGACGGGAATGAGTTGAGCTACTTTGGACAGGAAGGAATGACAGAAGTACAGTGCGGGAAAGTAACATTTCAATTCCAGTGCTCCTCAGACAGCACTAACGGCACTGGGGTGCAAGGAGGGCAGATCCCAGAACTTATCTTCTATGCTTGA